One window of Camelina sativa cultivar DH55 chromosome 4, Cs, whole genome shotgun sequence genomic DNA carries:
- the LOC104781768 gene encoding protein YLS3-like, protein MARFMGYNQNPQMLALCITVAVMFLGVRSDLNQDIKGCQDAMSDLYSCLPYVSNKAKAPDSTCCSKLKVNIDKGQTKRCLCTLVKDRDDPGLGFKVDANRAMSLPSACHVPANISKCPELLHLPLNSPASQIFKQFTESSQNAGHKAVSKSSSSIKGRAKKQFGIVMAIALSILCNLSY, encoded by the exons ATGGCAAGATTCATGGGTTACAATCAAAATCCTCAAATGTTGGCTCTATGCATAACAGTAGCAGTAATGTTTCTTGGTGTGAGATCAGATCTGAATCAGGACATAAAGGGATGTCAGGATGCCATGTCTGATCTCTACTCTTGTCTTCCTTATGTCAGTAACAAAGCTAAAGCTCCAGACTCAACATGTTGCAGCAAACTCAAGGTAAACATAGACAAAGGGCAGACCAAGAGATGTCTTTGTACTCTTGTCAAAGACAGAGATGATCCTGGTTTAGGGTTCAAAGTTGATGCCAATCGTGCAATGAGCCTCCCTTCGGCTTGCCACGTCCCTGCAAATATCTCAAAATGCCCAG AGCTTCTACATTTGCCTCTAAATTCACCAGCCTCTCAGATATTTAAGCAATTCACTGAATCCTCTCAGAATGCTGGACATAAAG CTGTCTCCAAAAGTTCATCAAGCATCAAAGGACGAGCTAAGAAGCAATTTGGTATAGTGATGGCTATAGCTCTCTCAATTCTCTGTAATCTGAGCTACTAA